The following nucleotide sequence is from Coffea eugenioides isolate CCC68of chromosome 10, Ceug_1.0, whole genome shotgun sequence.
TTTTCTTTTCAGTTGTTGTTTGGAATCTTATGTGTTGTAGTCTTGTTGAGAACAAATAGATGAATTAAAAAGAGGGAGGGATTAAGAGTTAAATAAAGAAAGTCACAGTTATTTAATTAATGTATCTCACTactgtgctttttttttttgggtcatttaTTAGTATAACCCATTGCTTTACTCTGCTCAATTTGGTGCACAAGACCCAATTAGGGGGTAGattaactaaataataataacattaATAACAActaaataaaattgaaaaagtgtttgGGTCATAACTTTGATTGTCTTGGGCTTGGGTCAGGTCCAGGGAGCGTAAAGCCCAGACCAGTAAAGATATTCATAAagcttttttttcaatttttttttggccttcCCCTTCTCCGTCGGTAGAGTTCAAGCCTTCAGCCAGCAGAACGTGTAGAGAAGTTTGTGTGGAAGGTTGAAGAAAGAAGAGGAAACCAGAGGAAGGAAAAGGGGAAGAATAATGGGGCAATCATCATCGACAGAACAAATTTCAGGGGTTCAACGGGAGGCAGAATCATTGGCAGCATCTACTGGGGCTCTTCCGACTCTTCAGAAAGCATTTTCCCGTCTCTCTGATCCCCAAACGGAACTTATCCCTCTTGATTCCCTCCAGGTAGGTGCTTATTACTCAATCTCCACGAAATCCCCGTTAGAATTATCATCCCAAGTTCCCTTTACATCAAGTAAATAAGTCTAACTGATCGTACCAATTTCAGCTATCATTCTTTAGTTGATTCTTTGTTTTTGGCGGTGTTTAGACTTTTGTTTTTTCggattttcttatttaactCATTCATGCTCATATGCAACTAAACGCCCAGTTCGTAGTTGccgaaaaatatttttttttcaatgattTTGATGTTTGTCGCACCTCTGTTATGATATGATAATTGATACGCGGGATAATTGTTTTACTTCTTCGTATTAATATTCTTCAGAGCCAAAAAGTGTGCCATCTGatgattttgatgtttgatGAACCTCTTATGTGAGCTCATATTTCCATACTTTCTTTCTCTCATCGTATTAGTTTAGGATTCCAATTGGTTAAATCAACTGTTTTTCCAACTGAAATGCTTACATTCCTTCTCTATGGACAATAGAAATGCTTTGGCCTCATTATTGAGGACCAATCATCAACAACTGAAGGAAGTATAGTGCCAAAAGAATTTCCGGTGCTCTTGAGTCACGTGGGTTCTGCCATTGTGGACCAATTCTTCTTGACTGAGAAAGGAGGGGTCAGTTGGGTTGAGTTTTTGAGAGGTTACGTGAATTGCTGTGGAAGGACAGTTACTTCAGCTTCATTTAATAATTTATTCAAGGTGTTTGTTATCGCACATAACAAGGCTGGCCTTCCTGTGGGGCTGCAATTTGATCCAGCTGAAGATGATGGTAAAATGAGTGGATCCTTGTTGCCCACTGATTTAGTTATGCTTCTTTGGATGTGTTGGATTATGTCATGCGATTCAAGGAAGTTGCAATCTTCTACCAGCCCTGGGAGTAGTGGTCTTCCAGATATTCATCACTTGGTGCTGTCAGCTGTTGAGTCATGTGCAGAATCAAGCAATAAATTTGATCTATGGAACTCaagaatttctggtttggaTGTTCAACTTCTTGCTGCAAAATTTCACATGTGGGCAGTGAAGACAGTGCCATATCTTGCAGACTGCCTGGCGCATTTTGTGTATACAAGATTGGGTTACTTTACAACCCATGAGGTACCTTTTCCTTGAGATTTTCTGGATGTGTTATCTTTGCTTTTTCTGAACCTTTTCTTGTATCTTCCTTCGCATGTTTAGAAGTCAGGATTGGGTGTTATATGGTCTAACAAGTGGTAAGGACAAATCACAACTTgttttacatgatttaatttgGTAAATGCAACATTCTTTGAGGCGAACAGATTATCTATTTTGAGCTCTTTAGAAATCGGAAGTTGTAAACCATGTGTCTCTCTCATGATGACTTGTTCTGGAAATAGGTTTGTGCTTTCAATTCCTTTATTCAATATTCAGTTGTAACTCTTTTTGTGTAATGTGTCAAACTAAATAGTTATTTTGGGTTCTGGCTCTTTGAGAACTCTTCATTGTCCCAGCCCATGCTTGTTAATGTCATTCTGGGGTCCCATAAGGTGAGTGTTTTTGGATGTTCTGATAGTGTCTGCAGTTTATTAGAGTAGTTGACTTCTTGTGTGTCCCCATCTGACACAAAATTGATAATACAAAGCTGTAGAATGGCATTGTCAAACAATGTGGACAATAAGTACATATTAAGCTTATACAGTATGCTGACTCTGGATACCTAATTGGCAGGGCAAATCGGAGGATTTGTGCTTCCCTGTGCATGCCAATTCTGCAGCAGAAGTTTGCAATACCCACCTTCTTACATGTGGAAGGGCTTGGGCTGTATCACTGACCCTAAGTGGTACTCTAAATGAAGAGATTTTAAAAGCATGCTTCCCAAGTGAAACAGATGGGATATGCGAAAATCTACTTTAcaagttgctctctctctctcttgtgtgtTTGTTATAGTTTACCTACGTCTTTTTGCTACTATTAATTTCAATTTCTGTGTACTTTTTCACCTTTTTAATTCTCCACTTCAAGTTATATGTTTAGCTATGCACCTAGTTGCTTCTGATGGACCTGTGATCTTGAGAAATGTGTAATATAACTTGCATGAATATGGGTGATTTAGGTGcacctgaaaattttctttcagGAAAAAGTGCTCTTTAGATATAATAAGGGTTTTAAGAGTAAAAGCCTGACTTGCTGACATGTGGGATTTTTCCATTGGACTTGCAAACTTTATGTTGGCCGACACCTGCAGTTGGTAGCCTCATGATCTTTTATTAATTATGTGCAGGTCATCTCTCCACGGGAAAGGTTTAAATAGATTCTGGTCACATGTTGAGGGTTATAATGGGCCAGTGTTAGTGCTCATTGCTGCTTGCAAGAATGATAACAATGAAAGGAGGTCAATTTTTGGTGCCCTCACACATCAGGGTTTTGAAAATAGGGATGCATTCTACGGAAGTTCTGGTAGCCTCTATGCAATAGATCCTGTCTTTCGTGTTTACTTGTCTTCAGGTAGGTAAACACTAAACagaattctttttatttttatttttattttttaatttagaaTGAACACAAATTGCATTCTCTCAGCAAGTTAGGAGAAATCCATCTCTTTACTTATGTAAGGTTAAAAAATTGTTACTATTCCTTTGCAGggagggaaaaaaattttgtgtaCAGCCACTTGCATCCAACTATGAGGGCATATGACCCTCATCCAAAGCCAGCTGGAATGGCATTTGGAGGATCCATTGGGAATGAGAGAATACTTATGGATGAGGATTTTGTTAGAGTTACTTTTCGTCATCATGCTGTTGACAAAACTT
It contains:
- the LOC113749516 gene encoding uncharacterized protein LOC113749516 → MGQSSSTEQISGVQREAESLAASTGALPTLQKAFSRLSDPQTELIPLDSLQKCFGLIIEDQSSTTEGSIVPKEFPVLLSHVGSAIVDQFFLTEKGGVSWVEFLRGYVNCCGRTVTSASFNNLFKVFVIAHNKAGLPVGLQFDPAEDDGKMSGSLLPTDLVMLLWMCWIMSCDSRKLQSSTSPGSSGLPDIHHLVLSAVESCAESSNKFDLWNSRISGLDVQLLAAKFHMWAVKTVPYLADCLAHFVYTRLGYFTTHEGKSEDLCFPVHANSAAEVCNTHLLTCGRAWAVSLTLSGTLNEEILKACFPSETDGICENLLYKSSLHGKGLNRFWSHVEGYNGPVLVLIAACKNDNNERRSIFGALTHQGFENRDAFYGSSGSLYAIDPVFRVYLSSGREKNFVYSHLHPTMRAYDPHPKPAGMAFGGSIGNERILMDEDFVRVTFRHHAVDKTYQHGPLIPDQGFLPLEASVLEVEVWGLGGRTAKEVQNSYKKREELFTEQRRKVDLKTFGNWEDSPEKMMMDMVSDPNIVRREDR